In a single window of the Nodularia spumigena CCY9414 genome:
- the nuoK gene encoding NADH-quinone oxidoreductase subunit NuoK: MQLQYFLLLAAALFCIGIYGLITSRNAVRVLMSIELLLNAVNLNLMAFSNFLDSTLIKGQVFTVFVITVAAAEAAVGLAIVLAIYRNRDTVDMEQFNLLKW, translated from the coding sequence ATGCAACTCCAGTACTTTTTATTACTAGCAGCAGCTTTGTTCTGTATTGGCATTTATGGCTTAATTACCAGTCGTAACGCCGTGCGGGTGTTGATGTCAATTGAGTTACTGCTGAATGCTGTTAATCTGAATTTAATGGCATTTTCCAACTTTCTCGATTCAACTTTAATTAAGGGTCAGGTATTCACAGTGTTTGTGATTACCGTGGCAGCTGCTGAAGCGGCGGTTGGTTTAGCGATTGTGCTGGCCATTTATCGTAACCGCGATACCGTCGATATGGAGCAGTTTAATCTCCTGAAGTGGTAA
- the ndhI gene encoding NAD(P)H-quinone oxidoreductase subunit I, whose amino-acid sequence MLKFLKQVGDYAKEAVQAGRYIGQGLAVTFDHMQRRPVTVQYPYEKLIPGERFRGRIHFEFDKCIACEVCVRVCPINLPVVDWEFEKANKKKKLKHYSIDFGVCIFCGNCVEYCPTNCLSMTEEYELSTYDRHELNYDNVALGRLPYKVTNDPMVTPLRELAYLPKGVMDPHDLPADAPRAGSRPEDLVEQTEKTSG is encoded by the coding sequence ATGCTAAAGTTCCTCAAACAAGTTGGTGATTACGCCAAAGAAGCAGTACAAGCCGGACGTTACATTGGTCAAGGGTTAGCCGTAACTTTTGACCATATGCAGCGTCGCCCTGTCACCGTACAGTACCCTTACGAAAAACTGATTCCTGGCGAACGGTTTCGGGGCAGAATTCACTTTGAGTTTGATAAATGTATCGCCTGTGAAGTCTGTGTTCGGGTTTGTCCCATCAATCTGCCTGTAGTGGATTGGGAATTTGAGAAAGCCAACAAAAAGAAAAAGCTCAAACACTACAGTATTGACTTTGGAGTTTGTATCTTCTGCGGTAACTGTGTGGAATACTGCCCAACTAACTGTCTATCAATGACAGAAGAGTATGAGCTATCCACTTACGATCGCCATGAATTGAACTATGACAACGTAGCCCTAGGTCGTCTGCCTTACAAAGTCACAAATGACCCAATGGTTACACCACTGCGCGAACTAGCTTACTTACCCAAGGGTGTCATGGACCCTCACGACCTGCCTGCTGATGCACCTCGTGCTGGTTCTCGTCCAGAAGATTTGGTAGAACAAACAGAAAAAACAAGTGGCTAG
- the treS gene encoding maltose alpha-D-glucosyltransferase, which produces MPNIILKDDPLWFKNAIIYEVPIRAFADSNGDGIGDLRGLTEKLDYLQDLGINAIWLLPFFPSPLKDDGYDIADYTSINPIYGTLEDFKKLLIAAHQRSIRVIIELIINHTSDQHPWFQRARRAPKGSQERDFYVWSDTPEKYAEARIIFQDFETSNWAWDAVAKAYFWHRFYSHQPDLNYDNPLVRKAVFEALDFWLEMGVDGLRMDAVPYLYEREGTNCENLPETHAFLKEMRSHIDEKYPQKMLLAEANQWPEDAAQYYGDGDECHMNFHFPLMPRLFIALQMEDNFPIVDILQQTPHIPDNCQWALFLRNHDELTLEMVTDEDRDFMYRVYAQDPVMRLNLGIRRRLAPLLGNDRRQIELLNSLLLSLPGTPVLYYGDEIGMGDNVYLGDRNGVRTPMQWSSDRNAGFSRTNPHRLHLPVIIDSEYHYEAVNVEAQRANFNSLWYWMKRLIATRNRFQALGKGNLELLHPNNRKVFAFSRTYGEENIVVVANLSHYVQTAELDLSDFNGLVPVEIFGYTEFPPIGESPYFLSLSPYGFYWFVLKRKPSLTQPPKPQAELPTLVVNEQWENVISQRDLKGVLESTLRDYLYTCKWFGGKNQSLQSVQIVEAIAIPYNQNLAEIVWLQVDYINRNRETYLLFLGYASGNQAMHLLSEIPQAVISRLQVQRETPEAGILFDVLVDQDFLTALLDAMSPTGCAYADHNLYPGITGELFATTTDLFSQLYSEDTDHEPHDLKEEEQTNTYILYGDRLCLKLFRKFEEGMHPDLEIRRFLGEKKPLQHFLPVAGALEYRRPQRFEDSPALPMTVGILQELILDTRSGWDYTLDSLRHYFDVVTTEQANITEVPIPSGSLLDLQRTEIPDLVTQTINSYLPNAEMLGKSTAELHIALATDTDNPDFASEPFTSFYQRSIYQDARNLTGRVFRLLRERAEYLPSHTQELAGDVLNKQQEILARFQLVVSQKIIARRTRYHGDYHLAQVLYTGKDFIITHFEGKAARSLSERRRKRSPLRDVARMLVSFNYAVTQALRYEMETGMIRPENLPLMEQWAQFWYTWVSAAFCNSYLETAGENEFLPRTQGELQLLLFAYLLEKAIEALEDELNHRPDYVDIPLQLILQLLVESE; this is translated from the coding sequence ATGCCGAACATAATTTTAAAAGATGACCCATTATGGTTTAAAAACGCGATTATTTACGAAGTACCTATTCGCGCATTTGCTGACAGTAATGGTGATGGTATTGGTGACTTGCGGGGACTGACAGAAAAACTGGATTACTTGCAAGACTTAGGAATTAATGCTATTTGGTTACTACCATTTTTCCCCTCACCATTAAAAGATGATGGTTATGATATTGCTGATTATACCAGTATTAACCCCATTTATGGAACATTAGAAGACTTTAAAAAGTTATTAATCGCTGCTCATCAGCGTAGTATCAGGGTGATTATTGAGTTAATTATTAACCATACATCTGATCAACATCCTTGGTTTCAACGCGCACGCCGCGCCCCAAAAGGCAGTCAAGAAAGAGATTTTTATGTGTGGAGTGATACGCCAGAAAAATACGCAGAAGCACGAATTATTTTCCAAGATTTTGAAACCTCTAATTGGGCTTGGGATGCAGTCGCTAAAGCATATTTTTGGCATCGTTTCTACTCCCATCAGCCAGATTTAAATTATGATAATCCCTTAGTGAGAAAAGCAGTATTTGAGGCTTTAGATTTTTGGTTAGAAATGGGCGTAGATGGATTACGCATGGATGCAGTTCCTTATTTGTATGAACGGGAAGGGACGAACTGCGAAAATCTACCAGAAACTCATGCTTTCCTGAAAGAAATGCGATCGCACATTGATGAGAAATATCCGCAAAAAATGCTTTTAGCTGAAGCTAACCAATGGCCAGAGGATGCAGCCCAATACTATGGAGATGGTGATGAATGTCACATGAATTTTCATTTTCCCCTGATGCCGCGCTTATTTATCGCTCTCCAGATGGAAGACAATTTTCCCATTGTGGATATTCTGCAACAAACTCCCCATATTCCTGATAACTGTCAATGGGCGTTATTCTTGCGTAATCATGACGAATTGACTTTAGAAATGGTAACAGATGAAGACCGAGATTTTATGTATCGAGTCTATGCTCAAGACCCGGTAATGAGATTAAATTTAGGTATTCGTCGCCGATTAGCACCATTATTAGGCAATGACCGCCGCCAGATAGAATTACTCAATAGTTTATTATTATCATTGCCAGGAACACCCGTACTTTATTATGGTGATGAGATTGGCATGGGTGATAATGTTTATTTAGGCGATCGCAATGGTGTAAGGACTCCCATGCAGTGGAGTTCTGACCGTAACGCTGGTTTTAGTCGCACCAATCCCCATCGCCTACATTTACCCGTAATCATTGACTCAGAATATCACTACGAAGCGGTCAACGTCGAAGCACAACGGGCTAACTTTAATTCTCTGTGGTATTGGATGAAACGGTTAATTGCGACACGTAACCGATTTCAGGCTTTGGGTAAAGGTAACTTGGAATTATTACACCCCAATAACCGCAAAGTTTTTGCTTTCAGTCGCACCTATGGAGAAGAAAATATAGTAGTAGTCGCCAATTTATCTCATTATGTGCAAACAGCAGAATTAGATTTATCAGACTTCAATGGATTAGTACCAGTAGAAATTTTTGGTTACACAGAATTTCCACCCATTGGAGAATCGCCTTATTTTCTCAGTCTTAGTCCCTACGGATTTTACTGGTTTGTCCTCAAACGTAAACCAAGCTTAACTCAACCACCGAAACCCCAAGCCGAGTTACCCACACTGGTTGTTAATGAACAGTGGGAAAATGTAATTTCACAACGAGATTTAAAAGGGGTTCTGGAATCAACACTGCGAGATTATCTATATACCTGTAAATGGTTTGGCGGTAAAAACCAAAGTTTGCAATCAGTACAAATTGTGGAAGCGATCGCCATACCGTACAATCAAAATTTAGCCGAGATAGTGTGGTTACAGGTAGATTACATCAACAGAAACCGCGAAACGTATCTATTATTTCTGGGTTATGCGTCAGGTAATCAAGCAATGCACCTGTTGTCAGAAATTCCGCAAGCTGTAATCTCACGTCTGCAAGTGCAAAGGGAAACTCCAGAAGCAGGGATTTTATTTGATGTTTTAGTAGACCAGGATTTTCTGACTGCATTATTAGATGCGATGTCTCCGACGGGCTGCGCCTACGCAGATCATAATTTATATCCAGGGATAACAGGAGAATTATTTGCCACAACCACAGATTTATTCTCACAGTTATACTCAGAAGACACAGACCATGAACCACATGACCTTAAAGAAGAAGAACAAACCAATACTTATATATTGTATGGCGATCGCCTGTGTTTGAAACTTTTCCGTAAATTTGAAGAAGGTATGCACCCAGATTTAGAAATTCGGCGTTTTCTGGGTGAGAAAAAACCCTTGCAACATTTCCTACCTGTAGCTGGGGCGTTAGAATACCGCCGTCCCCAGAGATTTGAGGATAGTCCAGCCCTACCGATGACAGTAGGTATATTACAAGAGTTAATTTTAGATACTCGCAGTGGCTGGGATTACACTCTCGATAGCTTGCGTCATTATTTTGATGTCGTCACGACAGAACAAGCAAATATTACCGAAGTTCCCATTCCATCAGGTTCTCTACTGGATTTACAGAGAACTGAGATTCCCGACTTGGTTACCCAAACCATTAATTCTTACCTTCCCAATGCGGAAATGTTGGGGAAATCCACAGCTGAACTGCATATTGCTTTGGCGACAGATACAGATAATCCTGATTTTGCGTCAGAACCTTTTACATCGTTTTACCAACGTTCTATATATCAAGATGCGCGCAACCTTACAGGGCGAGTTTTCCGATTGCTGAGAGAACGGGCAGAATATTTGCCATCTCATACTCAGGAGTTAGCAGGAGATGTTCTCAATAAGCAACAAGAGATTTTGGCACGTTTTCAGTTAGTGGTGAGTCAAAAAATTATCGCCAGGCGAACTCGTTATCATGGCGACTATCATCTGGCGCAAGTGCTGTACACTGGGAAAGACTTTATTATCACTCATTTTGAGGGTAAAGCGGCTCGCAGTTTGAGTGAACGCCGCCGCAAGCGATCGCCTTTAAGAGATGTAGCCCGAATGCTGGTATCCTTTAATTATGCGGTGACTCAAGCTTTGCGCTATGAAATGGAAACTGGGATGATTCGTCCGGAAAATCTGCCTCTGATGGAACAATGGGCGCAGTTTTGGTATACCTGGGTGAGTGCTGCTTTTTGCAATTCTTATTTAGAGACTGCTGGGGAAAATGAGTTTTTACCCAGGACGCAGGGGGAATTACAATTACTGCTTTTTGCTTATCTGTTGGAAAAGGCTATTGAGGCGCTTGAAGATGAACTTAATCATCGTCCCGATTATGTGGATATTCCTCTGCAATTGATTTTACAATTGTTAGTGGAGTCGGAGTAA
- a CDS encoding NADH-quinone oxidoreductase subunit J has translation MNLAEGVQFVALGILGVMMIGAALGVVLFSNVVYSAFMLGGVFISMAAIYLLLNGDFVAAAQVLVYVGAVNVLILFAIMLVNKREDFAPFPSTGLRKVLTAVVSLGLFGLLSVMVLGTPWAYSTPAAVAPESSIVVIGEHFFTDFLLPFELASVLLLIAMVGAIILARREYLPEQPTSSELQQSVLTLPERPRDLVSAGSETKE, from the coding sequence GTGAATCTAGCCGAAGGAGTACAGTTTGTAGCGTTAGGCATATTGGGCGTGATGATGATTGGGGCAGCTTTAGGCGTAGTGCTGTTCTCTAACGTTGTCTATTCTGCCTTTATGCTAGGGGGCGTGTTTATCAGCATGGCGGCAATTTACCTGTTGCTCAATGGTGACTTTGTAGCAGCAGCACAGGTGCTGGTTTATGTTGGAGCGGTTAACGTGCTGATTTTGTTTGCCATTATGTTGGTGAACAAGCGAGAAGATTTTGCGCCATTTCCCAGTACTGGGCTGAGGAAAGTCCTCACAGCAGTAGTCAGCCTGGGATTATTTGGCCTGTTGAGTGTGATGGTATTGGGGACTCCTTGGGCTTACTCAACACCTGCTGCTGTAGCTCCAGAAAGTTCTATCGTTGTGATTGGTGAGCATTTCTTCACTGACTTTTTACTACCTTTTGAACTAGCTTCAGTATTGTTGCTGATAGCGATGGTGGGAGCGATTATTTTGGCACGTCGCGAGTATTTGCCTGAACAACCAACATCCTCAGAGTTGCAACAAAGTGTTTTGACTTTGCCAGAACGCCCCAGAGATTTGGTATCGGCGGGTAGCGAAACCAAAGAGTAA
- the nuoH gene encoding NADH-quinone oxidoreductase subunit NuoH: MNSGIDLQGTFIKSVMDLGIPAGTAKAIWMPLPMILMLIGATVGVLVCVWLERKISASVQQRIGPEFIGPFGLLAPVADGLKLVFKEDIVPAKADAWLFTIGPILVVLPVFLSYLIVPFGQNIVITNVGMGIFLWIAFSSIAPIGLLMAGYASNNKYSLIGGLRAAAQSISYEIPLSLSVLAVVMMSNSLSTIDIVNQQSGYGILGWNIWRQPVGFLIFWIAALAECERLPFDLPEAEEEIVAGYQTEYSGMKFALFYLSSYVNLVLSALLVAVLYLGGWDFPIPVNVIANWVGVSEFNPVLQVATASLGIVMTLIKAYLLVFIAILLRWTVPRVRIDQLLDLGWKFLLPLALVNLLVTAALKLAFPFAFGG, translated from the coding sequence ATGAATTCAGGAATTGACCTCCAAGGAACGTTTATTAAATCCGTCATGGATTTAGGGATACCAGCAGGGACAGCCAAAGCCATTTGGATGCCCTTGCCAATGATACTGATGCTGATTGGAGCAACAGTGGGGGTACTAGTCTGTGTTTGGTTAGAACGAAAGATTTCGGCATCAGTACAGCAGCGCATTGGGCCGGAATTTATTGGACCTTTTGGCTTACTAGCTCCAGTAGCCGATGGTTTGAAGCTGGTATTTAAAGAAGACATCGTACCAGCTAAAGCTGACGCTTGGCTATTTACCATCGGCCCCATTTTAGTCGTACTGCCAGTATTCCTGTCCTATTTGATTGTCCCCTTTGGACAGAATATTGTCATTACAAATGTAGGCATGGGAATCTTCTTGTGGATTGCATTTTCTAGCATTGCTCCCATTGGGTTGTTAATGGCTGGTTACGCATCAAATAACAAGTATTCCCTAATCGGTGGATTGCGGGCTGCTGCTCAATCCATTAGCTACGAAATTCCCCTATCGTTGAGCGTGCTGGCCGTCGTCATGATGTCTAACAGTCTCAGCACCATTGATATTGTTAACCAGCAATCTGGCTATGGTATCCTCGGCTGGAACATTTGGCGGCAACCAGTAGGGTTCCTCATTTTTTGGATAGCAGCCCTGGCTGAATGCGAACGCTTACCCTTTGACTTACCCGAAGCGGAAGAAGAAATCGTTGCTGGTTATCAGACCGAATATTCCGGCATGAAATTCGCGCTGTTTTACCTGAGTTCCTACGTCAACCTAGTGCTTTCTGCACTACTGGTAGCAGTTTTATACCTGGGCGGTTGGGACTTCCCGATTCCCGTTAATGTCATAGCTAATTGGGTGGGAGTCAGTGAATTTAATCCCGTCTTACAGGTAGCAACGGCTTCTTTGGGTATTGTCATGACCCTAATCAAAGCCTATTTGCTAGTATTTATCGCCATCTTGTTGCGTTGGACAGTACCACGGGTGCGGATTGACCAATTGCTAGATTTAGGATGGAAGTTTTTGTTACCACTGGCTTTGGTTAACCTTCTAGTAACCGCAGCCCTAAAACTTGCCTTTCCCTTTGCCTTTGGTGGATAA
- a CDS encoding NAD(+) kinase, which produces MQLKQVIIAYKARDSQSKRWAELCAKQLEKRHCHVLMGPSGPKDNPYPVFLASATQPIDLALVLGGDGTVLTSARHLAPAGIPILGVNVGGHLGFLTESVDEFEDTEKVWDRLLEDRYAIQRRMMLQAAVYEGNRTNLEPVTERYLALNEFCVKPASADRMITSILEMEIDGEVVDQYVGDGLIISTPTGSTGYTVSASGPIIHDGMEAVTITPICPMSLSSRPLVLPPGSVVSIWPLGDYDLSTKLWMDGVLSTSIWPGHRVDVRMADCRAKFIILRDNNSYYQTLREKLLWAGTRVRYSNNHRN; this is translated from the coding sequence GTGCAACTCAAGCAGGTAATCATTGCTTATAAAGCACGAGATTCCCAGAGTAAACGCTGGGCTGAACTTTGTGCTAAACAACTAGAAAAGCGCCATTGTCACGTGTTGATGGGGCCTAGTGGGCCAAAAGATAACCCTTACCCGGTGTTTTTGGCTTCTGCAACTCAACCAATTGATTTGGCTTTGGTACTCGGTGGTGATGGCACGGTTTTAACAAGCGCCAGACATTTAGCCCCAGCTGGTATACCTATTTTGGGTGTGAATGTTGGGGGTCATCTGGGCTTTTTAACCGAGTCTGTAGATGAGTTTGAAGATACAGAGAAGGTTTGGGATCGACTATTAGAGGATCGCTATGCCATCCAGAGGCGGATGATGCTACAAGCGGCAGTGTATGAGGGTAATCGCACGAATTTGGAACCTGTGACTGAGCGCTACCTCGCTTTGAACGAATTTTGTGTGAAACCCGCTTCTGCTGACCGCATGATTACCTCTATTCTGGAAATGGAAATTGATGGTGAGGTAGTCGATCAATATGTGGGGGATGGTTTGATTATTTCCACTCCCACTGGTTCTACTGGTTATACTGTTTCTGCTAGTGGCCCCATTATCCACGATGGTATGGAGGCGGTTACTATCACTCCCATTTGTCCCATGAGTCTTTCTAGTCGCCCTCTAGTTTTACCTCCTGGTTCTGTGGTCAGCATCTGGCCCTTGGGAGACTATGATTTGAGTACAAAGCTGTGGATGGATGGGGTGTTATCTACGTCGATTTGGCCAGGACATCGGGTTGATGTGCGTATGGCTGATTGCCGGGCGAAGTTTATTATTTTGCGAGATAACAATTCATATTATCAGACGCTGCGAGAGAAGCTGCTTTGGGCAGGTACAAGGGTTCGCTACAGTAATAATCACCGTAATTGA